A window of Plantibacter sp. PA-3-X8 genomic DNA:
TGGCCGCCGAGTCCGACGATCGCCTGCGCGGCCGTGCCGTGTCCGTAGTGCTCGAACCGCTGACGGTACAGCTGGATGAGGCGCATGTAGTGCTCCTTCGGCCAGAAGATGTTGTTCGCGAAGAAGCCGTCGCCGTAGTAGGCCGCCTGCTCGGCGATCTCGGGGCTCCGGATGGAGCCGTGCCACACGAAGGGCGGCACGCCGTCGAGCGGTCGCGGTGTGGACTGGAAGCCCTGCAGCGGGGTGCGGAACTGGCCCTGCCAGTCGACGTAGTCCTCTCGCCAGAGGCGGTGGAGCAACGCGTAGTTCTCGATCGCGAGGTTGATGCCCTCGCGGATGTCCTTGCCGAACCAGGGGTAGACGGGCCCCGTGTTGCCGCGGCCCATGATGAGGTCGACCCGGCCGCCGGCCAGGTGCTGCAGCATGGCGTAGTCCTCGGCGATCTTCACCGGGTCGTTCGTGGTGATGAGCGTCGTGCTCGTCGAGAGGATGAGGTCCGTGGTCTTCGCCGCGATGTAGCCGAGCATGGTCGTGGGACTCGACGGGACGAAGGGCGGGTTGTGGTGCTCGCCGGTCGCGAAGACGTCGAGACCGACCTCCTCAGCCTTCACAGCGATCGCGACCATCGCCTCGATGCGCTCGTGCTCGGTGGGCGTGATCCCGGTGGTCGGGTCGGTGGTGACATCCCCCACCGTGAAGATTCCGAATTGCATCATGCGCTCCCACTCGCTCTTTCATGCGTTTGCATGGATATTCAGGACAACGGCGTTCACGCCCGCGCTATTCCCGGCCCGTTCGGCATCCTGTCCACAGCGCGCCGCGCGAGCCGTACGCCGTGTCGGCGGGCTATGGCAGGATCACCGCATGAACGGCTCACCGAACCCTTCGTCCAGCATGCCGACACCGGCCCCTCGGCACGTGTGCGGCATCGTCCCACCCTGGTTGCTCGAGCGCATCGCCGAACTCGACGCTCCGCAGCTGGCGCGTGCCGCCAGTGCCGCGCGGTACTCGCTGCTCGCCACGCGACCATACCGCTTCCCCGAGCCCGGGTCGGAGCGGGCCACTGATCCCGTGCGTAGCGCCACGGCCGGCAAGCGTCCGGTCGGCACCCCGGAGCGCAGCATCCACGACGCCCGGCGGACCGAGACCCTCTCGGGCACGCTCGTCCGCTCGGAGGGTGAGCCCGCCACCACCGACGCCGCGGTCTCCGCCGCCTACGACGGCCTCGGAGACACCCACGCCCTCTTCGCCGAGGCGTTCGCACGCGACTCCATCGACGGCCGCGGGCTGCCCTTGCTCGCCACGGTGCACTACGGCGACGACTACGACAACGCGTTCTGGAACGGCGAGCAGATGGTCTTCGGCGACGGCGACGGCGAGGTCTTCCGCAGCTTCACCAGCTCCTTGAGCGTCATCGGCCACGAGCTGGCCCACGGCGTGACGCAGTACACGGCGAACCTCGTCTACGAGGGGCAGCCCGGAGCGCTCAACGAACACGTGTCCGACGTCTTCGGCGCCCTCGTCGAACAGCACGCGCGCGGCGAGGACGCGGCATCGGCGTCCTGGCTCATCGGCGAAGGGCTCTTCACGGACGAGGTCGAGGGCAACGCACTGCGTTCCATGCTCGCCCCGGGTACGGCCTACGACGACGACGTCCTCGGCAAGGACCCGCAGCCGGCGCACTTCGACGACTACATCGAGACGACCGACGACAACGGAGGCGTCCACCTCAACTCCGGCATCCCCAACCGGGCGTTCGCGACGCTCGCCGTCGCCCTCGGCGGCAACGCCTGGGAGCGTGCGGGGCTCATCTGGTACGACACCCTCGTCGGCGGCCTGTCGGAGCGCGCCGACTTCGCAACCTTCGCCGCGGCGACGATCGCTGCGGCCGCCGCCAGGTTCGGTGTGGACTCGGAGGAGCACGCCGCGGTCGGGCAGGCGTGGGCGCTCGTCGGTATCGAGCCGTCCGCCTGAGCGTCGTGGCAGCGCCCGGGCTCGCGGAGTAGCATCGCGGCATGAAGGTCACGGTGACGAGGAGCGGCGGTGTGGCCGGTCTCACCCGACGCTGGGAGGTCGTCGTCGACGAGCAGCCCGACGTCGACCGGTGGATCGTCCTGCTCGACCGCCTCCCGTGGGACGACACCCCACAAGGACCACCGGTCCCGGATCGGTACGTCTACCGCATCAGATGCGCGCCCAAGGAAGCCACCCTCGGCGAGCAGCAGCTCACCGGTCCCTGGCAGGAACTCGTCGAACGGGTGCGCGCCGTCCAGCCGCCACGCGACTGACGATTCCTCGCCAGTCGCGTGACGCCGACGGCGTCAGTGCTGCGGGAAGCGCTCCGCCAGCAGTTCGATCGTCCGCTCACGTGCGGGCACCGAGTTCGACGGTGTGCCCTCCCGTGCCGACCCGACGGGCGACACCATGACCTCGTCCACACCGAAGCGGTCGGCGAGACCCTGCAGCTCCGCCGCAGCCTGGTCGGCGTCGCCGATGATCCAGGCAGCGCGCATCTGCTCGACGAAGCCGAGCTCGAGATCGCTCTGCTCGGTCGCGGCGGCCTCTTCGACGGTCGCGATGGGTCCGAGCGGCTTGCCGGAACGCAGTCTCGCCATCTGCTGCAGGTTGGGGAGCGCCAACGCCTCCGCCTCGGCGGCCGTGTCGGCGACCACGGCGTTCGCGGTCAGGAAGGTGCGAGGCGCGTCGAGATGTGCGGACGGCTGGAAACTGGACCGGTAGAGCTCGAGGGCCCGAGCCGTCCCCTGGCCGGAGAAGTGGTGCGCGAAGACGTAGGGCAGTCCGAGTGCTGCGGCGAGCGCCGCCGAGTAGTCGCTCGAACCGAGCAACCACACGTCCGGCACACTGCCGGCCTTCGGCGTCCCCCGCAGGGCGTACTCCTCGCCGGAGGTCATCCGCACGCTCGCACCGTCGACGCCGAGGAGGGCGACGATGTCCTGCACGTTGTTCGGGAACCGGTCGACGTCGCTCGTGTTGCCGGACTGGCGGAGCACGGCGGAGATGACGGGGTCGCTGCCCGGTGCCCGGCCGAGGCCGAGGTCGATGCGACCGGGCGCGGAGGCCTCGAGGAGCGCGAACTGCTCGGCGACGACGAGCGGCGCGTGGTTCGGGAGCATCACGCCGCCGGAGCCGACCCGGATGCGCTGCGTGGCGGCGGCCAGGATGCCGATGACGACCGCGGGGTTCGTCGATGCGACGGACGGCATGTTGTGGTGCTCGGCCACCCAATACCGGTGGTACCCCAGCTCGTCGGCGCGCTTCGCCAGGGCGATCGTCGCTGCGAGGGCAGCCGCGGTGTCCTGGTCGGTGCGGACGGGGATGAGATCCAGTATCGAGAGTCGCATGGTCACCTTTCGTCGCGCTGCCGAACGGCGACAGACGCATCAGGGTGCAGCGCTCGGACGGCCTGACATATTCCGCCTCGGCGACCGCAGTGGATTCCCAGGGCGATCCAAGCCGGATGCCACACCTGACGCGTACGCTGGACGCCCGCGACCGTGAAGGAGCACAGCATGGGATTCCTCGATCGACTGCTCGGACGCCCCGAGTCCGATGGACCTGTCCAGGCGACGGCCGGCGGGAACCCGGCTCCGGCCCGCGCGCGGACGGAGGACGAGATCGCCGTGGAACGCTACCGCTACCTCCTGCGGACCGCGCCGCCGGAGACCATCGAACAGGTCCACGAAGAGGCCTTCACGAAGCTCACCCCCGAGCAGCGGGGCATCCTGTACCGACAGTTGTCGGAGGACGCCCCGACCGGTGAGGCACCGGCCGACGACTCCCCCAAGGCCCTCGCGCGTTCGGCCACCCGGGCCGAGGTGCGGCAGCCTGGGACCCTCGAGCGCAACCTCGGTCCGCAGGGCGGCGGGATGGGCTTCGGTGGCATGCTGGCCAGCTCCATGCTCGGCACCATCGCCGGTGTCGTGGTCGGTTCGGCCATCGCGCAGGCGTTCATCCCGGACACCGTCGGGACCGATGCCGCAGCCGATGCCGGTGGCGCCGATCAGAGCGGTGCCGAGGCCGGGGCGGGAGACGGCGCGGCGACCGACACCTCCGCAGCCGACAGCTCCGCCGACGGCGGTGGCTGGGGTGACGGTGGATTCGGCGACTTCGGTGGCGGCGGCGACTTCGGTGGCGGCGGCGACTTCGGGTTCTGAGCCCTACCGGCACCCTTGGAGCGCCGACGCGTGTCCGTCAGCGCCGCTGACCACCCGCGGTACGCGCAGGAGCGGCCGTCCGGAGTTCCACGGCCCGCTGGGCGAGCAACTCGATGACCGCTTCGATCCGTGCATCCCGGTGCGCGTCGTCGGACCGCTCCACCCACATCGCGAGTTCCCGCTGTGCGCTGTTCGGCAGGCCGCGGAAGAACGACAATCGACCGGCGTCGTCGATCGCCTCCTCGAGGTCCGGCCGCAGCCGCACCACCGTGCCGGTCGCCGAGAGCGGCGCGGCTCCCACATCAGCGTGTCTGCCCATGCGGCAACGGTAGTGGGTCGGGCGGCAGCCGTCGAGCAGCTCGGTCCTGACCGACCTCGGCAGGGTCCTCGGGCCGTCAGGACCTCAGGCGAGTTCCCATGACGCGACGCCACCGCCGACGACGACGAACACCGGGTGCGGCTGCGGTCGCCAGACCTTCGCCCACCGGGACGCGACGTCCGGGCTACGTCCGAGCAGGTGTCGCCGCAGGTTGCCCCATTCGTAGTCGAGCTGGCCGTCGGTCACGACGAGGGGTTCCGGGAGGACGCCGGAGGCGACGACACGCGCACGGTCGAAGACGATGTCGCGCTCCTGCGCCTCGTCGGCGACACCGTTGAGGTAGGCCGCGATCGCCTCCAGCGGTTCGTCGGCCTCGAGGAAGCGCTGGAGCTGCGGGTGTGCACGAAGGCTCGATCCGGGCTCCTGCAGGACCCGTTGGGCGATCAGCCCCTCACGCCAGGACGAGGTCAGCGCCTGGGCGTCGAAGTACCGGGGATGGATCGACCAGAGACGCATGACTCCATCCTGCCCGAGGGCGCTGACAACCGACTCCGGGCAGCCCCTGCCCCTCGCCGCGGAGCCCTGCCGCGACGCGCGTAGGCTGAGGTGCATGTCTGAGCGCGCACCATTCCGTCACCCGATGCCCCGGTGAGCGCTGCACCCGCATCCGGGCGGCGCGGGCTCCTCGTCGATCTGAGTCCGCTCCGGGAGAGTCCCGCCTTCGCCCGGCTGTGGATCGGCGGCGCGATCACCGGGATCGGCGGTCAGATGACCATCGTCGCCGTCGGGCTCCAGGTCTACGACCTCACCGCGTCGACGTTCGCCGTCTCACTCGTGGGCGTCATCGCCCTCATCCCGATGATCTGCTTCGGGCTCTACGGGGGCATGCTCGCGGACGCGTTCGACCGACGCACGGTCGCCCTGACGGCCGCCGTGGTCACGTGGGTGTCGACGGCGATCATCGCGGTGCTCGCCTGGAGTGGCTCAGAGGTGGTCTGGCCCCTGTACCTCCTCACGACGATCAACGCCGTGTCGACGACCATCGTCGGGACGACGCGGCAGGCGATCCTCCCCCGGCTGCTGCCGGCCCGCCTCCTGCCGTCCGCCGCGGCGTTGTCCGGCATCGCCGCGGGGGTCATGGTGACGGTCGGTCCCGCACTCGCCGGCGTCCTCGTGGCCAGTGTCGGATTCCGCTGGACCTACACGATCGACGTCGTGCTGTTCGTCGCCGCCTTCCTCGGGATCGCGTCGCTGCCGAAGATCCTGCCCGAAGGCGGCGTCAGTCGACTTCCGGGCCTCGCGAGCCTGGTCGACGGCTGGACCTTCCTCCGGACGGCCCCCAACGTCCGGATGACGTTCATCGTCGACATCGTCGCGATGACGTTCGGCAACCCACGGGTGCTCTACCCCGCCGTCGGCACCCTGTTGCTCGGTGGCGGCGCGATCACCGTCGGGGTCTTGACCGCAGCCGGCGCGGTCGGCACCCTGCTGTCGAGCCTCGTCTCCGGACGACTCGGCCGGATCGACCGCCAGGGCCGCGCCATCGAGCGGGCCATCATCGTCTACGGGCTCGCCATCGCCTGCGTCGGCGCGGTCCTCGCGTGGGTCACGTTCTCCGGAACGGCGACCCCCGATGCGGCAGACGCGAACCTGCCCGCCATCGTGATCGCGGCGATCGCACTCGCCGTCGCCGGAGCGGCCGACAACATCAGTTCGATCTTCCGGATGACGATCCTCCAGGCGGCCGTGCCCGATGCCGTCCGAGGCCGGCTGCAGGGCGTCTTCACCGTCGTCGTGACCGGCGGACCCCGCGTCGGCGACCTCTACATCGGCCTCGCCGCGTCTGCCTTCGCGCTCTGGGTACCGGCGCTCGCCGGCGGACTCCTGGTCGTCGTGCTCGTCTGGACGCTCGTCCGCGTCCAGGGGGCCTTCCGACGCTACGACGCCAGGACGCCGACCCCGTAGCGCCTAGGCGGGGGCCGTGGCGATCGAGAAGACGTCGCGACCGCTGAGCGAGGCCCGGCCGGGCAGCCCCTCGAGCTCGAGCACCAGCCCGAGCCCTGCCACCTCGTATCCGGCGCGCTCGATGAGGTTGACCGCCGCGCCGCAGCTGCCGCCCGTCGCGAGCACGTCGTCGAGGATGAGCACACGCGTCCCGGCCGGCAACTGCTCGGTGCGCAACTCCAGGGCGGCGGCACCGTACTCGAGTCCGTAGTCCTCGCGGAGCACCTCACCCGGCAGCTTGCCCGCCTTGCGGATGGGGACCAGCCGCGTGTGCGTCGCGTACGCGACCGCCGCGGCGAGCAGGAACCCGCGGGCCTCGACACCGGCGACCGCGTCGAAGCGACCCTCGAAGCGCGCCGCCAGCTCGTCGATGATCGCGCGGAAGGCGTCGGCGTCGGCGAAGACCGGGGTCAGGTCGCGGAACAGGATGCCGGGCGTCGGGAAGTCCGGAATGGTCGCCGTCAGGCGGTCGACGTACTGGGTTGCGGTGGTCATGTGGTCCTCGTTCGGTCTGGGAGACATGCGACACCCCTCGCCTCAGGGACGCGTCGGTCGAGAGAGACGAGGGGTGACCTGCGGATGGTTACTTGACGCCCAGGAGGTCGATCACGAAGACGAGCGTCTGGCCGGAGAGCTGGTGGCCGCTGCCGGCCGGGCCGTAGGCGAGCTCCGGCGGGACCGTGAGCTTGCGACGGCCGCCGACCTTCATGCCGGGGATGCCGTGCTGCCAGCCCTGGATGAGGTTGCGCAGCGGGAAGTTGATGGACTGCCCGCGGCTCCAGGAGGAGTCGAACTCCTCGCCGGAGTCGTAGCCGACGCCGAGGTAGTGGACGTCGACGGTCGAGGAGGCCTGGGCCTCGTCGCCCTCGCCGAGGAAGATGTCCTCGATGACGAGTTCGGTGGGGGCCGGGCCCGTGGGGGCGTCGACCTCGGGCTTGGTGCGTGCTGAATCGGTCATGACTCCATCCAAGCAGTTCCGCCTGATCGGTTCACGCGGATTTCGCTGAGCGCGTGACGCCCCGGGCCGACGCCGGGTGGGGTGGTCGTGGCGCTGCGCCCGGTACTTGGGGGTTGCGGGCCGTGGCACCCGGGTGCATGCTGGAGGCACAGACCAACTCATCGCCCGGGCGACTCGCAGGCATTGCCGCAGCACCGGGCGATGAGTCTGTCCGGGGCCGTCGCCCGGGGATCCGCCTCGCATCCCGTTCCGTCGTGTCCGGGCATCCGCAGCTCGGACCGGTATGTCCACAACGCCCGCGCCCGACGCGCCTGCGATACCGTAGACGGGTGAAGTTCGCCCATTTCGTCGCCACAGACCATCAGCCGAGTGCTCCCGCAGAGCCGCGGGTCCGACTCGCCGTCATCAGCGACACCGGGGCGGTGTTCCTCGACGAGATCCTCGAGGACGCCCCGCGCGACCTCCAGGAGCTCATCGAGCGCGGCCCCGCCGAGCTGGACCGCGTGCGGAGTTTCGTCGAGACGTCGCTCGCCCACGGTGTCAGCGGAGAACCCCTCGACGGGCTCGTCCACGCGTCCGCGGTCCTCCGTCCGCCGACGATCCTCGCGGTCGGGCTCAACTACTCGGCGCACTCGCAGGAGCTCAATCTCAAGACCGACAACGCCCCCACCATCTTCGGCCTGTGGGCGAACTCGCTCACCGGTCACGAAGGCACCACGAGCTGGCCGGCGGCGATCAGCGAGCAGGTGGACTACGAGGCGGAGCTCGGTGTCGTCATCGGCCGGGCCGCTCGCGACGTCGATGCGGCCGATGCGCTCGGGTACGTGTTCGGGTACACCGTCGTCAACGACATCACCGCCCGCAACATCCAGTACTCCGAGGCACAGTGGTCACGCTGCAAGTCCTTCGACGGGTTCACCCCGACCGGCCCGGTCGTCGTGACCGCGGACGAGATCCCCGACCCGCAGGACCTCCACATCTCGACCGTCCTCGACGGCGTGACGCTCCAGGACTCCTCGACCAGTCACATGGTCCGCAGCGTCGCGACGCTCATCGAACACTTGTCGGGCTCCGCGACCCTCCTGCCCGGAACGCTCATCTCGACGGGCAGCCCGGGCGGCGCGGGATACTCGCGCGATCCGCAGGTCTTCCTGACCGACGGCGCGACCGTCACCGTGTCCGTCGAAGGCGTCGGATCGCTCACGACGCACTGCACGGTCACCGCCGGGTAGCGACTCCCCCACAGCACACGACGAAGCCGTCCGGACCCTGGTCCGGACGGCTTCGTCGTGTACAGCCGCGTCGGTCAGCGGCTCGGGTCGGAGTCCGCTCCCGGGATCGGCAGGTCGATGATCGGGATGGCCGAGGTGATGGCCTCGATCCCCGAGAGCCGCGCGGGCGAGAGCTGCTTCGTCACCTCGTCGCGCGTCATGAGGTTGGCCTCGACCACGAGGTCCGCGACGTTGCGGCCCGTGAGCAGCGCGGTCTTCGCGAGCGCCGCAGCCGACTGGTACCCGATGAACGGGGTCAGGGCGGTGATGACGCCGACGGAGGCACCGACCATCACCTCGAGCCGTTCCTCGTTCGCCGTGATGCCGTCGATGCAGTTCACCCGCAGCGTTTTGCACGCCTGTGCCATCCAGACGATGCTCTGCAGCAGCGAGTGGGCGATGACCGGTTCGAAGGCGTTGAGCTGCAACTGCCCGGCCTCGGCCGCCATCGTGACCGTCATGTCGGCGCCGACGACGCTGAACGCCACCTGGTTCACGACCTCCGGGATGACCGGGTTGACCTTGCCCGGCATGATGCTCGATCCGGCCTGTCGGGGCGGCAGGTTGATCTCGCCGAGACCGGCTTGCGGACCGCTCGACAGCAGACGCAGGTCGTTGCAGATCTTGGAGAGCTTGATGGCACTCCGCTTCAGGGTGCCGCTGAACGACATGAACCCGCCGGCGTCGCTCGTCGACTCGATGAGGTCGGGTGCCGTAGTGAGCGCGAGGCCCGTGATCTGGTTGAGGTGACGGACGACGGCCTCCGCGTAGCGCGGGTCGGCGGTGATCCCCGTCCCGATCGCGGTGGCGCCGAGGTTGACCTCGGCGAGCAGCCAGAGGGTCTCGTGGAGGCGGTCGTAGTCCTCGTTCAGCGTCGTGGCGAAGCCGTGGAACTCCTGCCCGAGGGTCATCGGGACGGCGTCCTGGAGCTGCGTTCGCCCGACCTTGAGGACGTGGGAGAACTCGACGGACTTCGCGCTGCACGAGTCGCGCAGCAGGCCGAGCTCCGTCAGGAGGAACTGCAGTGAGAACGCGAGCGCGATCTTGATCGAGGTCGGGTAGACGTCGTTGGTGGACTGCGACCGGTTGGTGTCGTCGAGCGGATGCAGGAACTGGTACTCGCCCTTGGCATGACCGGCGAGCTCGAGCGCGATGTTCGTGATCACCTCGTTCGCGTTCATGTTCGTCGACGTACCCGCGCCGCCCTGGATCACGCCCACGATGAACTCCTCGTGGAAGTCACCGTCGATGATGATCTGGCACGCGCGGTCGATGAGGTTCGCCTTCGCCGGGTCGAGGACCCCGATCTCGGCGTTCGCGCGGGCGGCGGCCTGCTTGACGCTCGCGATGGCGACGACGAGGTCGGGGTAGACGGAGATCGGACGCTTCGTGATGGGGAAGTTCTCGAGCGCGCGTGCCGTGTGGATGCCCCAGTACGCGTCGGCCGGGATCTCCATCGAACCGAGTGAATCCGACTCCGTCCGAGTCTCGTCGCTGTTCGTCCTGTCCGCCATGTCGTCGTCTGCTCCAAGGGTGGTGGGGATGCTGCTGCTGGTGGTGCTGATCGTCACTCGTGGCTCCGTTGCCTGGTGGGTGGATGTCCCTTCCAGCGTAGCCGGGTGCGATCCGCGATGCCTCTGCGGTGTCTTGGACCCGAGACGGTTCCGTGCCTGCGGTTCCGTGCCTGCGGTTCCGTGCCTGCGGTTCAGCGCCCGTGGGTCACCGCTTGCGCGAGAACGCCTCCAGCCGCTCGGCAGGGCTCAGGGCGGCCATGCGGTCGATGAACGCCGCACTGAAGGTGTCGGCGGTGGTGTAGTCACCGAGCGGGACCGTGGAGTGGGTGATGCGGTCGTCGTAGACGTGCACGAGGTTGAAGGACTGACCGCCGAACATCCCGTTCACCTCCACGGACGGGAGCGAGAGGTTCATCGAGTAACAACTCGCGCTGGCGACCTGGACGGGGATGCCGGCGAAGGTGCTCGAGGTGGAGTAGTGCAGATGGCCGCCCAGGATGGCCCGGACGTCGCTCCCGCGCAGCACGGCCTCGAGCCGGTGCTGGTCGCGGAGCTCGAGGATGTCGAAGAACGGGATGCTCGACGGCACCGGCGGGTGGTGCATGGCGAGGATGCTGCCGAGCGGCGCCGGCGTGGCCAGCACCGACTCCAGCCACTCCAGCTGGCTGTCCTCGAGCTCACCGTGGTGCCACCCCGGGACAGTCGAGTCGAGGCCGATGACGCGCAAGCCGCCGAAGTCCCAGACGGCGTCGAGCGGCTGCTCCCCTGCCGGGAGGTCGAGGAGCTCCGTCCGCATGACCGACCGTTCGTCGTGGTTGCCCATGAGCCAGACGATGGTGGTGCCGAGTCGCTCGGCGACGGGCTCGACCCGCTCCCGGAGTCGACGGTAGGCGTCGGCCTCTCCGAGATCCGCGAGGTCACCCGTGAACACCATCGCGTCGGGCCGGAGCTGCATCCGCTCGATCTGACGGAGGGCCTGTTCCAGGTTGGCCTGCACGTCGACCGCGTCGTAGAGGCGTCGGCCGTCGGCCAGGAGGTGCGGGTCGCTCAGATGGACGATGACCCTGTCGGGAGCCGGGTACTGACCGAAACGGACGTCGGAAGTCATGGTCCGAGTCTAGGAGCCACCGCCGACGTGCTCCGCCGCGGTCGACCACCCGAGGGCGGCCGACCGCGGACGGTCAGGACGCGACGCCGAGGAGCTGCTCGATGGGTCCGCGGGCGAAGAAGACGAGGAACCCGGCTGCGACGACCCACAGCAGCGGGCTGATCTCGCGCGCCTTCCCGGACAGGGAGCGGAGCACGACCCAGGCGATGAAGCCGGCGCCGATGCCGTTGGCGATCGAGTACGTCAGCGGCATGACGACGACCGTCAGGAACACCGGGAGCGCGACCGAGAACTCGGTCCAGACGATGTCCTTGATCTGCGACATCATGAGCGTCCCGACGATGACGAGCGCGGCGGCGGCGACCTCGGAGGGCACGATCTGCGTGAGCGGCGTGAAGAACATGGCGAGCAGGAACAGCGCGCCGGTCACGAGGTTCGCGAGGCCGGTCCGTGCCCCTTCGCCGATGCCCGCACCGGATTCGATGAAGACGGTCGAGGAGGAGGACGAGGTCGCGCCACCGGCGACCGCGCCGACACCCTCGACGATGAGCGCTGAGCGGAGCCGAGGGAAGTCGCCCTTGGCGTCCGCCACACCGGCCTCCTTCGAGAGCCCGGTCATCGTGCCCATGGCGTCGAAGAAGTTCGTGAACACGAGGGTGAAGACGAGCATGAGCGCGGCGAGGACGCCGATGCGCTCGAAGCCGCCGAAGCTCACCTGGCCGAGCAGGCTGAGGTCGGGGATCCCGACGACCTGGGTGGGCAGGGTCGGGACGCTGAGGTTCCAGCCACCGGGGTTCTCGCCGCCGTTGGAGGCGCCGACCTTGAAGACGGCCTCGGCGATGATGGCGATGATCGTGGAGGCGACGATGCCGATGAGCAGGGCACCCTTGATCTTGCGCGCGACGAGCACGCCCGTGAGCAGCAGGGAGATGACGAACACGGCGGTCGGCACGGTGGCGACCGAGCCCTCGATCCCGAGGCCGACGGGCGGCGAACCGGCGCCCGTCGAGCGGACGAAGCCGGCGTCGACGAAGCCGATGAAGGCGATGAAGAGGCCGATGCCGACCGTGATCGCGATCTTCAGCTGGATGGGCACCGCATTGAAGATCATGGCGCGGAGTCCGGTCGCCGCGAGCAGGACGATGATGAGCCCGTTGATGACGACGAGGCCCATCGCCTCGGCCCAGGTGACCTGACCGACGACGCTGACCGCGAGGAACGAGTTGATGCCGAGGCCGGCCGCGAAGGCGAACGGCAGCCGCGCCACGAGACCGAAGAGGATCGTCATGACGCCGGCGGTCAGGGCGGTCACGGCGGCAACCTGCGCGAAGCCGAGCTCGCCACCGGTGACGTCGGCCGAGCCGCTCAGGATGATCGGGTTGAGGATGACGATGTAGGCCATCGCGACGAAGGTCACGAGGCCGCCGCGCACCTCGCCTCCGACGGTCGAACCGCGCTTGCTGATCTCGAAGAAACCGTCGAGACGC
This region includes:
- a CDS encoding LLM class flavin-dependent oxidoreductase, translating into MQFGIFTVGDVTTDPTTGITPTEHERIEAMVAIAVKAEEVGLDVFATGEHHNPPFVPSSPTTMLGYIAAKTTDLILSTSTTLITTNDPVKIAEDYAMLQHLAGGRVDLIMGRGNTGPVYPWFGKDIREGINLAIENYALLHRLWREDYVDWQGQFRTPLQGFQSTPRPLDGVPPFVWHGSIRSPEIAEQAAYYGDGFFANNIFWPKEHYMRLIQLYRQRFEHYGHGTAAQAIVGLGGQAFMAKNSQDAVAQFRPYFDNAPVYGHGPTLEDFTEQTPLTVGSPQQVIDRYAGMRETFGDYQRQLFLMDHAGLPLATVLDQLEILGGEVVPVLRKEFAKDRPADVPEAPTHASMVAAAEAELASRSGAVETSRVASGSAFGAAAVGATR
- a CDS encoding M4 family metallopeptidase — protein: MNGSPNPSSSMPTPAPRHVCGIVPPWLLERIAELDAPQLARAASAARYSLLATRPYRFPEPGSERATDPVRSATAGKRPVGTPERSIHDARRTETLSGTLVRSEGEPATTDAAVSAAYDGLGDTHALFAEAFARDSIDGRGLPLLATVHYGDDYDNAFWNGEQMVFGDGDGEVFRSFTSSLSVIGHELAHGVTQYTANLVYEGQPGALNEHVSDVFGALVEQHARGEDAASASWLIGEGLFTDEVEGNALRSMLAPGTAYDDDVLGKDPQPAHFDDYIETTDDNGGVHLNSGIPNRAFATLAVALGGNAWERAGLIWYDTLVGGLSERADFATFAAATIAAAAARFGVDSEEHAAVGQAWALVGIEPSA
- a CDS encoding protealysin inhibitor emfourin, giving the protein MKVTVTRSGGVAGLTRRWEVVVDEQPDVDRWIVLLDRLPWDDTPQGPPVPDRYVYRIRCAPKEATLGEQQLTGPWQELVERVRAVQPPRD
- a CDS encoding LLM class flavin-dependent oxidoreductase produces the protein MRLSILDLIPVRTDQDTAAALAATIALAKRADELGYHRYWVAEHHNMPSVASTNPAVVIGILAAATQRIRVGSGGVMLPNHAPLVVAEQFALLEASAPGRIDLGLGRAPGSDPVISAVLRQSGNTSDVDRFPNNVQDIVALLGVDGASVRMTSGEEYALRGTPKAGSVPDVWLLGSSDYSAALAAALGLPYVFAHHFSGQGTARALELYRSSFQPSAHLDAPRTFLTANAVVADTAAEAEALALPNLQQMARLRSGKPLGPIATVEEAAATEQSDLELGFVEQMRAAWIIGDADQAAAELQGLADRFGVDEVMVSPVGSAREGTPSNSVPARERTIELLAERFPQH
- a CDS encoding YdeI/OmpD-associated family protein translates to MGRHADVGAAPLSATGTVVRLRPDLEEAIDDAGRLSFFRGLPNSAQRELAMWVERSDDAHRDARIEAVIELLAQRAVELRTAAPARTAGGQRR
- a CDS encoding pyrimidine dimer DNA glycosylase/endonuclease V yields the protein MRLWSIHPRYFDAQALTSSWREGLIAQRVLQEPGSSLRAHPQLQRFLEADEPLEAIAAYLNGVADEAQERDIVFDRARVVASGVLPEPLVVTDGQLDYEWGNLRRHLLGRSPDVASRWAKVWRPQPHPVFVVVGGGVASWELA
- a CDS encoding MFS transporter, translated to MSAAPASGRRGLLVDLSPLRESPAFARLWIGGAITGIGGQMTIVAVGLQVYDLTASTFAVSLVGVIALIPMICFGLYGGMLADAFDRRTVALTAAVVTWVSTAIIAVLAWSGSEVVWPLYLLTTINAVSTTIVGTTRQAILPRLLPARLLPSAAALSGIAAGVMVTVGPALAGVLVASVGFRWTYTIDVVLFVAAFLGIASLPKILPEGGVSRLPGLASLVDGWTFLRTAPNVRMTFIVDIVAMTFGNPRVLYPAVGTLLLGGGAITVGVLTAAGAVGTLLSSLVSGRLGRIDRQGRAIERAIIVYGLAIACVGAVLAWVTFSGTATPDAADANLPAIVIAAIALAVAGAADNISSIFRMTILQAAVPDAVRGRLQGVFTVVVTGGPRVGDLYIGLAASAFALWVPALAGGLLVVVLVWTLVRVQGAFRRYDARTPTP
- a CDS encoding adenine phosphoribosyltransferase — protein: MTTATQYVDRLTATIPDFPTPGILFRDLTPVFADADAFRAIIDELAARFEGRFDAVAGVEARGFLLAAAVAYATHTRLVPIRKAGKLPGEVLREDYGLEYGAAALELRTEQLPAGTRVLILDDVLATGGSCGAAVNLIERAGYEVAGLGLVLELEGLPGRASLSGRDVFSIATAPA
- a CDS encoding FKBP-type peptidyl-prolyl cis-trans isomerase, whose product is MTDSARTKPEVDAPTGPAPTELVIEDIFLGEGDEAQASSTVDVHYLGVGYDSGEEFDSSWSRGQSINFPLRNLIQGWQHGIPGMKVGGRRKLTVPPELAYGPAGSGHQLSGQTLVFVIDLLGVK
- a CDS encoding fumarylacetoacetate hydrolase family protein translates to MKFAHFVATDHQPSAPAEPRVRLAVISDTGAVFLDEILEDAPRDLQELIERGPAELDRVRSFVETSLAHGVSGEPLDGLVHASAVLRPPTILAVGLNYSAHSQELNLKTDNAPTIFGLWANSLTGHEGTTSWPAAISEQVDYEAELGVVIGRAARDVDAADALGYVFGYTVVNDITARNIQYSEAQWSRCKSFDGFTPTGPVVVTADEIPDPQDLHISTVLDGVTLQDSSTSHMVRSVATLIEHLSGSATLLPGTLISTGSPGGAGYSRDPQVFLTDGATVTVSVEGVGSLTTHCTVTAG